A genomic stretch from Terriglobales bacterium includes:
- a CDS encoding PEP-CTERM sorting domain-containing protein has protein sequence MRGFRLSQATFARSLSLITLIALAGCLAITPAAYADPMQFEITFSPIANTMPAASFEFTVNNPKATQMMPFGKVTVLNNPCSAAIDNTNSISSSPNLIFVQLKFCTSALDPRIQIDSLMAIANSQGTGFTCTADALLPGGKISGPSTPCSVGPVTSAPPVASAPEPSALLLLGTGAIGIFGGSKIRKRWQKSLDNQPRQLTGPSQEISINSSRSSPSGFFLAV, from the coding sequence ATGCGCGGCTTTCGTCTCTCCCAGGCCACCTTTGCTCGTTCGCTCTCTCTGATCACGCTGATCGCATTGGCCGGCTGCCTGGCAATTACCCCTGCAGCTTACGCCGACCCGATGCAGTTTGAAATCACCTTTAGCCCAATTGCCAATACCATGCCGGCTGCTTCATTCGAGTTCACGGTGAATAATCCGAAGGCGACGCAAATGATGCCGTTCGGAAAGGTGACCGTCCTCAACAACCCCTGCAGTGCGGCAATTGACAACACCAACTCCATCAGCTCTAGCCCGAACCTCATCTTCGTGCAGTTGAAGTTCTGCACCTCCGCCCTGGATCCACGGATCCAGATCGACTCGCTCATGGCAATAGCTAACAGTCAGGGCACAGGCTTCACCTGTACCGCTGATGCCCTGCTGCCCGGCGGCAAGATTTCCGGCCCGAGCACCCCCTGTTCAGTCGGACCGGTCACCTCCGCCCCGCCAGTAGCATCCGCCCCTGAGCCCTCAGCGCTACTTCTGCTGGGCACGGGCGCCATCGGAATTTTCGGTGGATCGAAAATTCGCAAGCGATGGCAGAAATCCTTGGATAATCAGCCTCGCCAGTTGACTGGCCCTTCTCAAGAAATCTCGATTAACAGCAGCCGCTCTTCTCCGAGCGGCTTTTTTCTTGCGGTGTGA